In the genome of Corvus cornix cornix isolate S_Up_H32 chromosome 7, ASM73873v5, whole genome shotgun sequence, the window ACTGAATTGGAATTTCTGATCTAATCAGATCTGGCATTGCTTTCTGTGACACAAATACAGTCTCTGAGTCTGTGGTATAATAATCCATGATCCAAGAAATTATTCACAGCACAAGTGAATGTAATGTTCTCTGAGTGTATCTTCAGATACTTGTGACAGAGGCATCTTGCAGTGAAATTAGTGATGCACAGCATTCAGGGTAAGCAAGATAGAGGAGAGATCACTTGGGAAATGTGATTTGGCAAGTACAAAGCCTTTCCAAGTCTGTGCTTGGTTTAGATCTGTTTTTAATAACCTGAATTGCAGTATACTTTGGGCTGTGAATTCTTCGAAGAGGATTCCAGAACAGTACAGCTCCCTGTAACACATCTCATGTCATTTGGTAAGTACAGcacattgcttttgaaaaaaatggaaaactaatGTAACTAAcctctggaaaataaatttgccTAAAAATGTCAGGTCAGGAggtttttgggggttgtttttcaCTAAAGCTAACACTGCTTTTGTTAGtaacagacaaagaaaaaagaaacatgggGGTTTACACTAACAGATATGAACGCATGTaattctcctggaaaaaaaaaatctgaaaatgtagTCAGTTCTCAGATAACTTTATctaataattgaaaatattacATCCTTTACAGGGCTTTCTTCAAGCAAAATTCTATTAAATTCAACTGGATTACTTTACAATGTACAGCTCCAGCACTTCAACCAAGTAAGAATGCTACTTACGTTTTTAAGGTAATGTAACCATTGTTTGGAGAAAAGTGagtgacttctttttttgtgttgtagATATATCAAGCTTTCAAAATTTATATAGAGAGCCACTGCCAGTCACTCAAAGGTAAATAGAAGTCTTCTAAAGTATAAATGTATAAAACGAATTCTTGaaaatttttagaaacaaaCGTCTTCTCATGCAATGGAATTTAGGCCATACTGTTATAATCTGTTCAAATGTGTCTGCTAATATCTCTCACTTCCCACTTCAAGGATAGCTCAATGAAAATGAGGAATTGGTcctttaatgtttgtttttcttacttcCCAGCAAAGAGAAGTTGAACTTCCAGCAGGATTCTGCCTTATGTTGAAAGTGTTTCTCAAGTAAAGCACATTTGGCtaggatttttatttgctgataATGGGACTCAAATTTGAATGTTGAGCTACATAAGCTTAAACAGGATGGGTTGCTAAATGACCCTGTTTCAAAAAAAGACAGTGATGGATTTTATTAGATTAAGGTTTCAGTTTCATATTGAGAAGCAGAACTCTTCTCATAACCCTTCTTCCTTTAAACACTGCTGTCTCACTGTCTTGCCCTGTAACAGCCTGAGTTTAAGAATGTCATTTTTGTTTACTGGTAACTGCCCTGATCTGCATTGCGATGTCGATTGCAATGTAACTGCAATGGAAGTGATTCTGTGTAGTGATCTGTGTGCCACCGTTGTTTTACTGGCCCTTTAGTTTTTAGAGACAGTTCTTCTCAAATACCTTGTTCTTAATTAagcttgtattttttaatgctgttccatttcagaaagaaaacctaGTATTTACAGACTTCATATCCCCTGGTCACATGAAGACTCAATAATTGTAGCAAAGTAAGGACTTTagcaaataataatttcttgatatgttgttttaaagaatatttgtaTCCTGTTGTGATAATATTTCTGATGTGAGACTGTTTCTCTAGTCTTAAGTGTTTGCCTTCTATGGCTTTTCCTCATTTACCTTTCTGCCCTTGTTGACAAAGTTGTTTTGACTTTTCCTAGAACAAGAATACCTACTAATTGTTTGCTTAATGGTTCTCACTAATTTTCTCGAAAAAGAAGTCAGATGTGCTGGTCTGAAAATTGTCAGGATAATCACTGACCCCCTCATGGGTGGAGAACAGTGTTTGCTCTGGATGTTGGCTTCTTCCTGGAAGCCAAGGTTGGGATCACACAGAAGCCCTATGTTCACTTCAGCAGCATAGTCCCAACAAAATCAAATGATACAGCTTGAAATATATGTGTCACTAATGAAGCTGAACAACCTGACTGTATTTTAGATGGttggaaaactgtatttctagTTTATTTTAGAAGTCTTAAGGATACCTCACCATTTCCAAccctctgtgttttccagcagcagcataCGTGCAGGAAACTGAACTGTATTCTTGAGGATCTGTCCTTCCCTTTCTTGGCACTCGGCATATTTGCATGCTCTGTGAGGCAGTGTGTTCACTGAACTTGTCTGCTTTCCTCAGTACCACATCCCTCGATGGTTCAGAGGAGAGGGAATTGAGGATGTTATGTAGTTCTTTGTGACAGGATAAACAAGTTCCTTACACCATTTTGCTCACAGCTTGTGGTGACACTTGGTGTAGTAGATCTGCTTTGTGTGTACTTGTGGAAGACTGAGGCATGTTTGGTTTTTCTGCTTGATTGTAAGGACAGCAATGACCATGAACGTTGCTGTTTCAGAGTTCCATCTCTTGCTGAGATTTCTGCCAAACTGCACATTGCTCAGCCTCACAATGACAGCACCCTCCCAGAGTTAAACATCTACTCTTCCCCAGACTGTCAGTATGAAGTGAGTAACGCAGTTTAATTTATAGCTGGTTTGCATTGCTGGATAATTTTTGCATGATTCAGTCTTTTCAACCATAGCTAATTAATCTCAATCAATACTAAGCAAATCTAAAGGCAGGCTGTTTGGCCTTTTTGACATGTAGTGTGTGTTACAAGTATTTTGCAGCAGCTGGATTAGTATTGAAAGTTGGATTCTAAAGTTttaaagcatttgcttttaaaatgtcaatagTAAGGTGTTGTACATTTTAGTTGAGGGATTGCTGTATTCTAATACTCAAGTTTgcttcttaaaaattaaagtattttgtaCTTATGCTTATGATTGtataaaacaatatatttttttccccaaggtaATTCTGAAGACATCACTTCTACAGGTTCTTGGGCAAGTAAGAAAACCTAATAGtaaattggggttttttatgtcaTTAGCATCTATAGACATTTTTACTTCCTCCCTTCCTTACTGTGGCACTTCAGATTCCTTTTTGCTGCCAAAAGGAGCACTGTTCAATGATCATTTTGCAACCTTGTCCCTCAGCAAGGCATCCCGCCTGGATGAATGTCAGGCCCCAGTCCTTAGAGGAGTGGAAAAGCTCTCTAGCTCTAAAGAGCTGCTGTAAATGTGGAGCATAAGGCTTTGTGGTGAGCTCAATATCTGTGAAGGGACGACACTGTAGGTCACTTTAACTTTCTTGCCTGATGAGTCAGTAGtgttaaaactttaaaatacatttggcATCAATTAAATTGGGGGAAAAAGTCTAAGTAGGTCCATATGCTCCTCTTCAACAAATCTACTTTGGTTATCAATGAAGAATACATTTTGACATGGGGGTCAGTAAAAATAGACTGGCCATCTGCAGTTCTCTGGTTCTAAGAAGTAATTAATTTGCAAGCACCTAAGTGTAGTGCTGGAATATTACTGGCAAGGTTCTCTACTTGAATGCATGCATTTAGAGCaaagatttttcagtttgttgtttttttacaAGAATTTATAGGCTATTGGTATATTAATCATGACTTGGGAGTGTAGAAGCCAATTAATACATGTATGTAATTGCTTCCAAAAATTCTTTGCCTAAAAGCATATATAAGTATATGCAGATTTGGCTTGGAAAGTGGcctttaaattgttttaaacttattttactgaaatgtgatacttcatttttttcatacttgtcttgactgggaaaaaaccccatttgTTTCTAATTTGATAATTTATCCAAACCTGTTTCATTAGCTGCTTATGAGAGATTCTAGTATTTTTCATCTATAACATTAATTGCTATTGGAAGTTATCAAATATTTATGcattaaaatgagaaactggATCTTTTAAGAAAGATTTTCTAATCTCATTATCATACTTCATGATAATATTTgtgtaaatgtttttttaatacattttaatagaTAGAAATGAAGTTATCCCTTTATCCTTATCTTTCAGATAGTAAGGTTCCATGCTGGTGCTTTTCCAGTCTATATTGTTTCTAATATTCTTCTTACTTATGGAGGACAACTGAGCACATTGAGATCAACAGGTAGCTTtctaaaaatcattttttctctgtcagaAGTGTTTTTAGAGAAATTGCCTATCAAATTTACTGATGAAAGACTAGCTAGATGTGAAATTTTTAAGCTCAATATCATTCAGCTTATGAAAACACTTGGATCTGtgctcttcattttcattttctcttggcTGGTAGTTCTTCAAGATTGTGTTgtagcaaaatatttccttattaTTTTGAATTGCAGTCCCTTCTCTGTGAAATATTGGTGTTGCACAGTAGGTCTAcctaaaaatacatacaaaaatttaaagtaaGTTGTTAATGTGCAAAAAACACTATTTCTTGCAGGAAGATGAGATTTACATAATAGGTTTGAGCCATGTCTTCagacaaaatgcatttttattaaaattcaggGGGTGTTTGTAACAAACTCCGTAATGTCTCTAGAAGCTCTTGCAACTTATGACCTTAATGTGGGTGACCCAGTGGAGGAAGGCCTTGGTGGTGCAGTATGCAGCCTTGCAGCGCTCCTACAAGACACAGTTATCTTGTTTTCAAGTCAACTTACCATtgtctgaatttattttttgttgtggaTGGTCTTTGTTAAAGTTCATGACATGATAGTAACTACAGATGCTCTCTGTTCTTGATTCTAGGCCAGTGTTCAGACTTCTCCCTTGAACTAGTTAGGACAGCAAAGCCCTACAAAGTAGAACCTCTTATAAGCATTGTTGTGTTTCTGCAGGGGTGAGTTTGcttcatttgtttctttaaaacagtTTCCAAAACAGAAGTTTGAGTAAAACTGTTGCTGGGGAGGAATATTATTTTATCTGTAGTCACTGTGAACATCTGACTGTTATTTTGCTTGAAAGACTGTAATAGAAGGAGTAGTTGATAGATATCTAACTGTAAGAGCAATTGGAAGTGATAAATAATACTGCTTTCATGTTTTTGGCAGGTTTAACTGGTTTAGAGAGATATGGGAATCACTGTCACTACCAGAGGTGGATGCTGCTGTTCTGAGTAGTCAGGATGCATGGTTCCCCCTTGTGTCCCTGATTCTATTTCTTTTTGGGACAGGCATTGCCTACTGGAGTGGAGTATTTTTCTCTACATCTCTGAGACTCTTCTCTTCATTGTGGTTAACTCTGATTAGGTAAAACAACACAATGCTATATAATTATGCTCTTCTTAGATGACTTTGACCCTGacaattgtttttcttttgtttgtttgcttctgtgTGAATGCTTGGGCAAGACTGAATTCTGAGCAGATTGAATTTATACACGGTTTTAGACATCTGGGTTTGAAAGCAAGCAGGAATTGATGTCTGGGAAGAAGTACAACaggagttttgtttctttttttttttttttagacctACTGTACTTCAAAAAGATAAGTTGATTACACCCAGAAGACTCTGTGGGATGATATCTCTTGCTTTGGTTAGCTGGACCACTTGTGGTGCATTTGCTATACTCATTATTTATCTTCAATACTTGTTCAAGGTACTGAAAGGCTAAACACTTTGTAACTGAATTGAAAATTTTGGGTGCTTTGAATTAACCCCaggttaaaagcaaaaatccaaattgccttttttatacataaaagaaatgttattatTCTCATACTTGAAataggtattttttaaatttatctgtGTCATGGTCTTgtaatttttacaatttttcttcttctttttttaatgcttcttcaAAGAAATGTGTGGTCCCATATGCCCACTACAACAATGCAGATAATTGAAATTTTTAACTTATAGCTAGGCAGTATTATAAAAGCAAAGACTGATAACTCCCTTGAAGAGAAACTTTAGCAAAGAGAGGACTTGAAATTTGCAGTAGAAAAGACTTTACACAAGTCTTTATGGAGCAAGAGGAAGGAAGGTGAATATATTGAAGAATTAGGGTAGTCTTCTTGTATGTCCAATCTGATCCCTTGGGTAGTGCCACAAAGGTCCATATTTAGTCCCTGCCATTCAGTTTCCACGGCTTTTCTTACATCAGTGCCTAACTTCTGATTCACCCCATGGCTATGGCTGTCCTTGGCTCCTGGAGAAAACTACAGCTCCATTGGGGCCCTAGAATCATCTAgctataaaaaagaaaaaaaattaaggagacctcagtttctttttctatgCTACAGCTTTTGTGTGAAGAAACATTACTAAACAAGCTGCTGTTTTGTCTTACAGGTTGCAAAACTGCACGTGGCTGTAAGAGCAGAGCAAAACATGCACAAGAAGGTAAGTCTGTTTCCTGCTTCTGTTCCAAACTGTGACCAAAAATTGTCTGGCAGACTTCTGCCTTGGTCCTGTTAGGTTGTGCTGAGGTGACTGGGCAGCTGTAGTTCACTTGCTGCATGTGTGATGTGAAAGCCAGGCcatgagcagcctggtctgtCAGACACAGCCGCTGCATTCACTGTTCCAAGTCACTGCAGTGTGAACTTGTTATTTGAGAAAACTCTGTCTCTGAATGCACACAGAACAACAGGGTTTTGTCTAAATTTTGGTATTTGATTATGCATGGcttatctaaaaaaaaaaaaatctaggtaATAATCTATACTGCAGGTAAATATGGGTTTTTCTAGAGAGGCAGTGTGTGGAATTCAAGGGTTTTTAGTCCAGCGATGACAAACAGGATGTATTAGACACATACGGACTGAGACTGCCGTAAATAGGGAGCCGTTTAAAACAGTGAAGAAACATTTGGTTTCATGCAGTGTGAACTTTCTTTTCTGGGTTACTTTAAGGTATAGGATCAAAGATGTAAGCAGATATGGATAAAAGCATATGAAAACTACCTGTAATTTTTTGCAAACATAGAACAAAGCAGTCCAACAGGAAAAGTTATTGAAAGTTTTCTTTGGCTTTCTTTGGGttgattttttgtgtgtttagtTTAAAATCCTCTCCTTTCATCtctatataattttttttgtttcattcgggtttttttttttctgtcattggAACTTAGTATCTGCCAACTCATTCATTTTATCTTTGTTATTTATTCCTACAGGTAATATTTTACTCCTATATCTTTTCCGTGAATGATCATCTGTGATTTTTCACCCCCATGCTTTATtactccttttattttgctcttcCCCCTTCCAGGGactccatttcttttcattgtaTTGATGTCAGGGCATCTACACTctccattcttttcttccatAGACATATAAACTATTAGTGTATGAGAAATTTCTGATTAAATTTAGATACTTTAAAACTGAACTATGGAACTTCGCTTTTGATGGCTTTTTGAGGCATAAATTgcaaattttcttcctaaatcaCAGTTGCTGTGATATTGTTAggatatttttctcctcctctttccccagcATGGGTTCTTAGAAGCCTGTGCACATTTTTGTGacttctgtctttcatttttagGATTCAGGCCACTCAAAAGAAACTTCACAGAACTCCAGTACACACACAGTCAAAGCCCAGAGTTCAATGGACAGCATTCCAGATGCAACACAGTCTCCTTCCAACAGTACAACAATTGCTGAAGCTGTTAACAGTCTTAAGATGCACATTACAATCCTCAATTTATTCACGTGGATTGTGCTGCTCAGCTTGTCATCTTTAATTTATTGGTTAAAAAATCTCAGGTAAATTCTTAAATTGACACTAAGATAGAAGAAAGTTACAGGAACCTTTGAAGataataaaaattgtaaatgtTTGACTCTTTACATTATTAGCTGCCTTACAGAagttttaaatacttctgttaATAACTATTGTTTTCTCTATGCAATCTGGTTTGTGTTATGGTATAAGTAGCTGTTAAGTGAATCAGTGATAtgttgaagaaaataatgattCAGAAAGAGTTTTAAATCAGGCTGTGACGCCTGATTTCATGTGTCTGTTGTCATCAGCATAGGCATATTACTTGGCACTCTAGTTTAGAAGTTACAtgcttttaaaaccatttctttgCAGGTACAGTGTTAGACTTGATCCTGATCCATGTAGATCCACAGCTGTTATCCTTGTATGCATTTTAGAAATTCTAATGAATTCAAGTACTTCTGAAGTGAAATCAAGGTACTGTAGTCCAATCTCTagttctgctttcctgcttcttcGTGACTTAACATTTGTGTGGTAAAACTTAATTTATGCTGTACAGACCTGTAATTGTTCAGCCTCTGCAGAGATCCATGAACTCCTGTGGTTAAGTCTAAAAGATGAGGTAAAATTAGTGTGCACATTACCTCTAGTTCAGCTAAGTGGAGAAAATCCCCTGTATTTGCCTCATGGAAATAAATTAAGTATGTGCTATCTAAGCAATTGGCTGCATAACAACTTATTGAACTGTGACTTTTTAACTCAGTTCATTGAATCCTTCCAAATGTCACAGAATCCAAGTACATTTAGCAATTATTGTCAGAcagctaaaaggaaaaatgaattttaaaggaTTATAGTTATGTTCTCGTAGCTCCCCTTATGGGAGTAGAAATATGTGTTCTGTACTGGATTAAGAAGTTCTGAGAACTTGGATTCACTGGCAGATTATTTCTTGTTGAGATATGAAATTAGTCAACACCTCATGAATGGCAATCAATAATAATGAATGTCATTTATCCTCTTGACCAGTACCTGTTATCTCAAGTGATCTAAACCATTAAGTCTTTCTttgttacagagaaaaaaattctaaattaatctaagaatatttttaatgacattaCCCTTTCTGAATAATTTCTCTTGGTTGTGCATCAATTTTTATGGCCCATTAGACTTAGgtgttcagttttaaaaatttacaaagccttaaaatagaaattattttgcaaaggaaaatgaaatatggtATTTTCATACTTTCTGCATATCTGGctaaaaatgataatttttcttctttgtattcTTGCAGTAAACTCTTGAAGATTGCAGCCAAAGTTCCACTCCCTTTGTCTGTTGCAATGCTGGCCTT includes:
- the PGAP1 gene encoding GPI inositol-deacylase isoform X3 translates to MILMENISHFLLQATENHTVMFTVKIDTNSWIYGCMNTNSSMCLEAADLSWRAELLPTTKVVMLKLQDYPSLSHIVIQVPPAVGKKYTLGCEFFEEDSRTVQLPVTHLMSFGLSSSKILLNSTGLLYNVQLQHFNQIYQAFKIYIESHCQSLKERKPSIYRLHIPWSHEDSIIVAKVPSLAEISAKLHIAQPHNDSTLPELNIYSSPDCQYEVILKTSLLQVLGQIVRFHAGAFPVYIVSNILLTYGGQLSTLRSTGQCSDFSLELVRTAKPYKVEPLISIVVFLQGFNWFREIWESLSLPEVDAAVLSSQDAWFPLVSLILFLFGTGIAYWSGVFFSTSLRLFSSLWLTLIRPTVLQKDKLITPRRLCGMISLALVSWTTCGAFAILIIYLQYLFKVAKLHVAVRAEQNMHKKDSGHSKETSQNSSTHTVKAQSSMDSIPDATQSPSNSTTIAEAVNSLKMHITILNLFTWIVLLSLSSLIYWLKNLRYSVRLDPDPCRSTAVILVCILEILMNSSTSEVKSSKLLKIAAKVPLPLSVAMLAFGQMHLYRVPHFVTFSLLLHVLCCIV